From Triticum urartu cultivar G1812 chromosome 2, Tu2.1, whole genome shotgun sequence, a single genomic window includes:
- the LOC125533999 gene encoding uncharacterized protein LOC125533999, with the protein MDVHSAPVAARRMWGYLRAVFFMMRKGKRKLLLGAHLLMKRRNKAVSRSVANLLSHHHHHGHHGGRALRRREYEFSCGDSPDPGSFSMRRLAFPCLGAADDVDQPGRLRAEHPAPATPPRHMIEYYANAAAASPAPSSPGALMMMHEESELALGEECTPAGMSPLVPGAADGGFSVRVSNFSSDEVDTDQLGLGEAVDDEAEEFIARFYAQLRRQNHIGLLPYYLQEAAA; encoded by the coding sequence ATGGACGTGCACTCGGCGCCGGTGGCGGCGAGGAGGATGTGGGGGTACCTGCGGGCGGTCTTCTTCATGATGCGCAAGGGCAAGCGCAAGCTGCTCCTCGGCGCGCACCTCCTCATGAAGCGCCGCAACAAGGCCGTCTCGCGCTCCGTCGCCAACCTCCTctcgcaccaccaccaccacggtCACCACGGCGGCCGCGCGCTGCGCCGCCGCGAGTACGAGTTCTCCTGCGGCGACAGCCCCGACCCGGGCTCCTTCTCCATGCGCCGCCTCGCCTTCCCCTGCCTCGGCGCCGCCGACGACGTCGACCAGCCCGGCCGCCTCCGCGCCGAGCACCCCGCGCCCGCCACGCCGCCGCGGCACATGATCGAGTACTACGCCAACGCGGCGGCCGCGTCCCCGGCGCCGTCGTCGCCCGGGGCGCTGATGATGATGCACGAGGAGTCCGAGCTCGCGCTGGGGGAGGAATGCACGCCGGCGGGGATGTCACCGCTGGTGCCCGGCGCGGCCGACGGCGGGTTCTCGGTGCGGGTGTCCAACTTCTCGTCGGACGAGGTCGACACCGACCAGCTGGGCCTGGGCGAGGCCGTGGACGACGAGGCGGAGGAGTTCATCGCCCGCTTCTACGCCCAGCTGCGCCGCCAGAACCACATCGGGCTGCTCCCGTACTACCTCCAGGAGGCCGCCGCGTGA